TAAAGCTGACCATTTTGTAGGAAGACGTATGGGTTCTCGTCAAATGCAAGCTGTACTACTGTGAAAAAGTGTACTAATTTTTGCAGTGCATTAACTTGTAAGTAATGTCATTTGGTAACCACAACATCATGTAGTGCTTAGTCCTGTTTTGAAAATTTCATACCATTGTCCTTTCGGGCATCTAGGATCATGGGATTCTCCGTGATGGCAGCAAAGAGACAACATGGGGTGGAGATGCAGGTCGTCAGTACACTGAAGGCGTTGCGTTCTGTCAGGGCGTTGGGTCCGATGCAGAGCATCGGAGACGTTGCCGTTGTCCTTGCACGACTCATCAGATCCAACCTCGGGCCCGCGCCAGCTATGTACGGAGCCCTCGATACGGTGCTCAGTCTCTGCAACTGCAACTTGATGGTGAGTCCATCATCCATTCATTGCTCTCTGACTCGTACACATTTGAATTTGTTCTCGTTTTTCAGCCTTGCATGAAGCTGCCAGCTATTGAGGCCCTCTCTTAATTACCCAGTTCTgagtggagtcagttggggtcgtcTATAAATTTTCTTGTGATGTGCTTGCAAACCAAGACTTTGTTGAGGCTTTTCTGCGGGGTCAGGGGAGACACCAGTGATCAAGCGGCAGCGGCCTACAGCCTGGGAGACCTGCACAAGGGAGCCGCCAAGATCTCCAACGACATCCTCGACTCTGTCGGGTGAGATTGATTCTTTTGCTCTTTCATTCTCCACTCGTCATGTTCTAGACCAAATAGATTGGATTTATTGGTATATTAGTTTATAAGCATCCGCATTGttgtgatgttgatgaagatttcaGTCTGTACTCTGTAGTAACCAGTTCTTGCCTCTTGATAGTTTCTTTTTGCAAAGACAATGGTATTTTCTCCAAACTTTTGAACATTTCGCAGACTAAAGTGACTGCATACTGGTGTTTCTTTGCTGCATGTGGCTAATTACTAGGCTAATTTGCTAGAATTTCCTCGAGTAAAGATGAATTTAGGCATCTACGAAACAAAAACTGATTTTTTGCATCATTTCACGCATTGATTTTTTTCTTCTTGATATGTTTGTTGGAATGTGCAAGAACAGGGTTTCAGTATATGCAACAACAAAAAATTCGACAACAGTATACGCGAAAAATGGTGCTATTTGCGTTTGCTGCAATCTCCTCATACTTACCAAGGGTTGAGTGCCCAACATTCCCGAAGATGGCACCCGAGACGTGTCCGCAGCCAGAAGCAGCGAAGTTGCCGTACAAGAAGCTGGGAGATTCAGATCTCCTTATTAGCGAGATAACTCTTGGAACAGTATGTGCAGAGCTGAACCTTCATGTttctgttgttgttgttggtccagTTTTTTTACATCTTGGTCTAATGTTTACTTCTCTTAGATGATCTTTGGATAGCAAAGAACAGAGAAGGAATCCCATGATATGCTCTCTTATTCTTTTAATCAGGGCATCAACATACTGGACACCGCAGAAATTGCCGGTACACATTCCTTCCTTCCCTTCGACCACCGTCTTATTTTCTGAAGTTGATCCCAGTTTTAATTGAAATACTCCACTTCTATTGGTTGTTACTACCAAATGCAACCCAAGGAGACTCAAGGGAGGACTGATCTATATGTAGGCAGGTGGATGAAATCCAAGCCACGAGACAAAGTACCCTAAACCGGCCTTATAATTTATTTGCAGTTTTCTAATCCATTTGGAGTTCCCCGATTCCCACTTCAGATAGCATGCTTCTGAATCCATTTGTCGTTCCCAGCTCACTATATTTCCGACTAGACAACTTTAGCCACCAAAATTTCTGGTTATTCAGATCACACTTTTCATCGGTACAATGCAGAAAGGTGTGTGTTGATGATCCCATTATAAAGGAAAGTGTCGAAAAGAGCCTTTCATGCTTATCTAAAGACTACACTGATTTTCTTTACATACACTAGGTAGTGTTTATTTCAAAGATTATTTTTGCTCAGAATAATTTTCACATCTTGTTCCAGATTGATTCATACACAATCATATTTCACATTTTGCATTTCCTTACTGAACTTGAAAATTGTAAATCTGAGTTCTCTTTTCCATCCTCTGTGAGTCCTTTTGTCGTCTTATACAGACTGTTTTCAGCACACATTCTTCATGTTAATTCTTTCATTTTTCACATAGAATTTTTCATACTTTGTTTGTATTAATATGTCATCATTATTATTTTATTTGACAAAAAAGACAACTTTGGCTCCAAAGTTTGCTTTATGTCTTCAGGCTAGATAGGTATGTCGCACGTTACGGTGAATTCAGTTACAATTCAACCAAATGGAGGCCAAGCGTCCCATGTGTGGATCAATGGAAAGCTTTCAGGAACTAATTGGTAAAGGGAAGGTAATAgtgtaatactccctctgtcccataatataagagcgttttttgacactacactagtgtaaaaaacgctcttatattatgggacggagggagtataattttattTTAGAAACAACAACCAGATAATTATTAATTGAACACAAATCTTAGTATGGATCTATCTTTCCAAAGGATTTGGTGCATGTATTTTGCACACTCTTTAAAAACCATGTGCATTTTCGTTGTAATAATAGCCTAGATTTATTCTAGATTATGAACATATGATTGTTGTGTTCATAAACGCACATTTGAATAATTCACTCAGAGTATATGCATAAGACAGCCGAAGATAGCAGACAGGTAACCATAAACCAGTATATAATTCCATGTTTGTCTCTTCTAATCTAGGTACAATATATCGGTGTTTCCAATGAAACCACGTACGGAGTAATGCAGTTTGTACATGCTGCAAAGCTTGATGGACTTCCAAAGATTATGAGCATCTAGAATGGTTATAGTCAACTTGTGAGATACAGCTTCGAAGGTGAAACAGAGATGTCAGCCATAATTTATTCATTTTCATTCACTGGAATTCCATGCCATCCCTGTTGTTCTGAAACTTATTTGCAGACATGTAATTTAGAGAAAGAGGGAGGAAAGAACTCCTCGGTTGTAGTTCAGATCATCGGCCTGCTGTCATCTCTTTCATAATTAAAATTTTAGTCGAATAGTTATGTTTAGTGgttatcattcatcatcatcatgagatGATTTCATTTTGTGGATGCTTGAGTTTAGAAAATTTAGGCTCTGCAGTCCATCATCTCTATAGGTATAAGTCTTTGTAGGATGTAAGACTGCTACTCTATGTTCATATAAGCCTACCTATTAATAATATTTCCGATTTATTTTATAAATGTACATTGCAAGTAATGCATTTTTGTTGGTCCTGTAAGTAATCAAAGTCCACATGAGTTGACCGGCAGTTCCATGTACATGTTCTAATCATAGCGACAAAAAGTGAATGAAAAGTGTGGCCACCTATCTGCCACCGCACATGCACGCCTCAAGCGGCGCCACCTGGTGGCGCTCCAACCACTAGTTACTTTTACTTGTCCACCTTTGGAACTCCCCAAGCTGATCAACAGTAGCCGAACTTGATATGGCAATTCAGATTCGCACTCTCTCCACGACAAAGACGCGTGGAGAGAGAGCCTCAATGAGATTTGGCTTTTGCACTTCGGCTTAGAAGCCGAAAAAGTCCCTAAAGTCAAAAACCCATAAATGGTTGTCTTTTGTTTATGTTATTTTATTTATAAGTCGAAGTGCAACAGTCCAAGTTAAACCTAACCAAACATCCCCTAAGCCGCTCCCCTCATAAAGATTCGGAAAAAAAAACTTCCTAAGCCGCTAACTAATGCTAGAGTTTACACTTTGGAGGAAACATTGAGGTATCAGGGTGCCTCTGCATTAAACCTGGCCATACGGCCGGCCCAACCCAACCATAAAAAGCCCTGGCACGACACGACACAATCATAAGAAGGGTTCCTCGCAGATTGGTCGGGTGCACAAGCTAAAATGGCAGGCCCGAGTTGACTTTTGGCTTTGTTGCTCGTTTTTGCCTTTGTTTTTTAGGTAAAAGAAAGACCAAAAAGACCTAAAGAAGTcaaagtagtactaaaaagttcAAAACAGTGCTAAAAGGGCTGACTTGGGCTGCGTGTCGGCCCCTGAATAAAAAGGCCGGGTTGGGCTGGCCTGACGGGCGTGTTCAGTAGCCCTCGCGCTCCTCAACTTCTTAACTCCAGGTCGGGAGCCCAGCCAAACGGTTCAAATTCTGGCTATGGGAGTGAGAGGCTGGCTATTAGCGCAGTGCAAAAATGAAGGAGTAGTGGAGTTGGAAAACCCGAGCTCCCTAGGAAGCGAGAGTTGAGAGAAATTAATGCCTCCTGCCACTGCCAAGTGATTCATATGAcagagtcctagattaggggtgcTCTGCACGTCGATTGCTAGCCTTTTGGGCTGGGCCGAGTACCCCCCCCCCCAAGATCGTCAACCCAAGAACGCCAAGAAGGAATGATCCGAAGACTTGGCGCATACTCCAAGATTTAGAGGTAGCCTCCGACACGTTTACCCGTAGATGCGACCGGCTTATGTGTAACCGTAGGCATCATGAGTATCTATATAAAATCAAGGTGTCTGGGCCGTAGAGGGATGAATTCATTCACACACGATTGCAGTAGATCACTTGTATTCTGTACCCCATCCACAACAATACAATCGAAGCAGGACATAGAGTTTTACCTCcacgagaggggccgaacctgggtaaatatcgtgccTCCTGTTGCCATCTAGCCAAGGCTACCAGATCGGAAGCCCTACCCGAGATCTATCGGATTTAGCTCCGACATCATACCGGTTCGATCCCTCGCGCGCCCTTCATCCCTTGCCTCCATTCCTCTCCCACACTCGACATCCGCCAATCCTAGTCGCCACAGACAGGAGTCAATGTGGTACACCTCGTCCGCCGAGGACCTTTGTCCCCACCATGGTTACTTGCCTCCCTCGTCGTCGGCCTCCTTCCACACCGCGACGACTTGCCTCCCCCATCGTTGTTGTAGACCACTTCGCCTGCCATGAATCAACCTCCTCCTGGTCCGGAGCCATCCTATAGTAAACGGGCCAGACCGACACGTCTGGCCCACCGGCCCGTGTATTATTCAACCTATTGGGTTGTACAAATAAAAAAACGGAGCATGCCGTGGGAGCACAGGTGCCGCCCGTTTTTAACCGTGCCAGGCCAGGCCGGTAACGGGCCGAGTACGCGGCCCACGGCCCATCTGGCCAGCTTTAAGTGTACGTATATCGAAGCAACCAGCCCGAAAGGCCGAAAACCCCGTCCCGCAGCTTCATTTTCCCCATTCTCGTTCCAATCCACCACTCCGCCGCTAGGGTTTTTAGGTTTTAATCCCACAGCAGCGGCGGCCGTCGGCGGCGACAACCAAAACCCCGCGTCATCTCCAGCGAACTCGAGCGAGAGAGATGAGGCTCCTCACGCACAACTTCTTGGCGTCGAACGTGAAGGGCGTGAGCACGGGCTACCCGCTCGCGCTGGAGGTCGCCAAGACGTCCATCAAGGAGGTGGAGCTcaacgtcgacttcctccgcgggATCCTTCCCAAGATCGACTGGAGAGCGCTCTTCGCAGCCACCAGCGCCGCGGGGTTCCCGGAGCTCCTCGCCGCGGAGCAGCCGCCCGAGGCCGAGCTCTTCGCCGAGGGCGCCGCGGAGGTCGAGGGCAGCGCTATCCGccgcctccaccacgcgctcctcgAGATCCACGTCGAGGAGGGCACCCTCGTCTGCCCCGACAGCGGCCGCTCCTTCCCCATCCTGAAGGGCGTCCCCAATATGCTTCTCCATGAGGACGAGGTGCGGCACTGACTCGCGCGTAGCAGGCCGGTTGCCTTGCTTGCTTGTTTGCTCGTGCCACATACGGTTATGCACTTCCAGGGCTTGGACTCCTAAGATTGTGTGTATGAACTATCTTAGTATGAATTGTGGATCTTGAAGTCGTACCTTGATAAATACTACTCCTACCTGTGACGTTTTGCTCCAAATCGTGCTTTTGTTTCAGTACATTGGGGCTTCTGAACCTCGACTTTACTCAACTGCTGCTACTGTACTTTTTGGTAAATTTTCCTTTGGTGATCATGAATGATTTAGTACACAGTAGTGCGAGGAATTGCTGCAGGGGGAAATGAACATATGAAATTACAGTTTATTTGTTGTTAAGTATAATTTGAAGTTCTGTTGAGGAAATTACTTTTTGATTGAGTATTTTG
The window above is part of the Triticum aestivum cultivar Chinese Spring chromosome 2A, IWGSC CS RefSeq v2.1, whole genome shotgun sequence genome. Proteins encoded here:
- the LOC123187904 gene encoding multifunctional methyltransferase subunit TRM112 homolog A produces the protein MRLLTHNFLASNVKGVSTGYPLALEVAKTSIKEVELNVDFLRGILPKIDWRALFAATSAAGFPELLAAEQPPEAELFAEGAAEVEGSAIRRLHHALLEIHVEEGTLVCPDSGRSFPILKGVPNMLLHEDEVRH